AGTTTGGCAACAACGTTAAAGGTATGCACCGAAGTTTCAGGATACATGAAGCGGCCAGTATCGCCGACAATACCAGCATATAGCGGATATGCAACCTCCGCAGTCAGCGGCAAATTTTCTTCAAGAATAAAATCGGCCACGATTTGGGAAGCTGCTGGAGCCTCATCATCAACAAAACTTAGATCAGCATATGGTTCAACATCAGGGTGATGATCAATTTTAATTAAAAAATCACCCTTGCTGTACATTTTATTAGCAATTCGAGCCGTATTACCAGTATCAGTAGTAATGACTAAAGCCCCCTGATAATCTTCTTCAGTCACCTTATCCATGGTGTTAATCCAAGCTAGATCGCCCTCATCATTTTCACCTGCACACAAGATCTTCTTGTCTGGAAATTTAAGTCTTAAAGAGCGTGCAAGCCCGGCTTGTGATCCCAACGCATCGGGATCTGGACTAGTATGACGGTGCAGAATAATAGTTGGATACTGCTCAATTTTTTCATATATTTTTGGGAAAGTGTTCATTTTGTCTCCTTCACAATTTTCAAAGTACTCAATTAGTTTAACAGATATTTTTCGTTAATTTGAAAATAAATCCAGAGCAATATTTTCAAATTCAGCCTCGGTAAAATCGGTAGCGGTAACACCTAAAAGTCTTATTCCATCATTTAAAAATGACTCAGAAAGCGGATTGAATAAGTCTCTGGCAGACTCATAAATATCCAATGGATTATTAGTTGCATGCTCTAATTTCTGCCTCTTTGTAACAGTTTCAAAATCGTTATTACGAATTTTTAAAACAACTGTACTAGCAAACAGATTAAGCTCCTGCAATTTCTTAGCTACTTCATTAACATAATTTCTGATATTGGTCAAAGCTGTCTGCTCATTATATACACATGGCTCATATGTTCGCTCGACCCCAATTGATTTTCGATTACGCTCATCATCGGGTACAACAGGTGACAAATCAATCCCATTAGCATGCTCTGCCATCTGATAACCCATTCGGTTAAAATGCTTGATTAATTCACGCACGTGCATTTGCTGCAAGCCTTGACCAGTGTATACGCCCAGCTCAGCCAGTCTCTGTTCTGTTTTTGGTCCAATGCCATGAAAACGGCTAATTTTTTGCCGAGCCAAAAAGCCACGTGCCTCACTAGGCAAAATAACTGTCCGTCCAAATGGCTTAGAATATTCCGAACCCATCTTAGCTAGAAATTTATTATAAGTTGCCCCGAATGAGCAATTTAGGCCAACTTCTTTTCTGATTCTATTTTGTAAATCAATAGCGATTTGAACTGTGGAATCTTGCCCCATTTTATTCTCAGTCACATCAAGATATGCTTCGTCCAGAGCAATTGATTCAACTACGTCCGTAACTTCATGCATCATTTCATGGATTTCTGCCGAAACACGGCGATATTTGGCAAAATCTGGTTTCATAAATACTAGTTTGCTTTTCGGTACTAGCCTAAAGGCCTTAATTGATGGCATTGCAGAATGAACGCCATATTTACGGGCAACATAATTGGCCGTAGCTACTACCCCATGACCATGATTTTGCCGCGGATCTTGTCCGATTACGAGCGCCTTATTCCTTAAATTAGGATGATCACGCGTTTCAACTGAGGCATAAAAAGCATCCATATCAATGTGAATGATTTTTCGATGTAAATCATTTTCCGGCAACAAGCCGTCGCTATAATTATTCATAAATCCAACGTTCAGTTGGCGATTCAAAAATCTCATTTGCGGCCTTTGGCCCCATCCGATACGGCAAATACTGGTTTATCTGCTTACCTTCTTCATTTTCTTTTTGCCATGCCTCTTCCACAACATCAATAAATTTCCAGTAATTTTTCAATTCACTCCAGTGCGTAAAGTTGGTGGAATCGTTGACAAAAACGTCGTGAAGAAGACGTTCATAGCCATCAGGTACCTTTTCTTGTTCTTGCTTTGAAAATAAGTAATCTAGGTTTTCACGTCGAATGCCTGGCTCCGTAATTTTTTTGCCATTAATCGTTATAAAAATTTGCATATCGGGATCAATAATAATCGAAATGTTGTTGGAGTGCGCTTGTCCGTATGGTGTACAGATGTGTTTGAGCACAATATCAATTCGGTTAGTTTTTTCGCGCAATTCTTTTCCAGTTCTAAAATAAATTGGCATGTTGGCAACTGGACCCTTTTTAAATTTCACTTCGCCAGCGACAAAAGTTTCGGTATTCGAGTCTTCGGCTACATTAGGTTCTTGCCGGTAACCAAAAGTCATATCGCTACCTAAATATTGTCCCCGGACGAAATGCTGCGCAATCTCTTGTTCATCTGGCACAATCATACTATCAAGCAATTCCTGCTTAGCCTCATGGATACTTTTAGAAGTTAAATCCTTGGGTTCAGGCATCGCTAGTAAAGTAATGATTTGAAAAATATGGTTTTGGACCATATCACGCAAAGCACCAGAGGTTTCGTAATAGCCACCACGGGCCTCAACTCCCAAATGCTCTGCCAGAGTCACTTGAATATTCTTAATTGTGGCACTATTCCAAATGTTTTTTATCAACGGATTGGTAAAACGAAGCGGCAAAATATTTTGAACCATTTCCTTACCAAGATAATGATCAATTCGGAAGATATCATTTTCATCAAATGAAGCAGTTATCTGCTTATTCAATTCTTCTGCAGAGGCTAAATCACGACCAAATGGCTTTTCTACTACTATTCGGTTAAAACCAGTGCTAGTCAAATTCTGATCGTTAATATGCTGCGCAATTGTACCAAAAAAGCGGGGAGCCATTGCCATGTAGAAAATGCGGTTTCCCTGAGCACTATAACGGTTATCAAGATCGCCAGCTAAATTTTTCAGCGTTTCATAGTGTTCAACATTGGTAACATCATGGGACTGGTAATAAAAATGACTAGTAAAAGCAGCTAGATCATTTTCATTAACCTCATCGTGTGTCTCATGAACGGCATCGCTGACCTGCTGCCGAAGATACTCATGTGACCAAGGGCGCCTAGCCGTACCAACAACAGCAAAGTTATCGTGAATTAAGCCTTGCTCATACAAATTAAACAGCGCAGGGTAAAGTTTACGGTGGGCCAAATCGCCACTTCCACCGAAGATAATCATAATAACAGGTATATTTTTCATGAGAAAATCCTTTCCAAAATCAGGTATGTTAACTCTATTTTATAATATTTTCCAGTCAAACTTTAGTTTTAAACAACCTTTATTAGAAAAATAAGCGGAACTTAAGTCAAAAAAAGACTGCAATAAAAAAGATGCCTTTTTATAGACATCTTGTTAGTTATTATTCTTCAGATGAGTGATCATCCTTGTTTTCACTGCTTGGCGTATCAGCAGGCTCTTTTTGAGCGGGCTTATCGGCAGGTGCAGCAGATTTTTCTTCTGCCGCAGATTCTTTAGCTGGTGCAGCTTCTTCAGCTTCTGGCGCAGCAGGTATTATCTGTTGAACTGCCATCCGGCTAAATGTTAGGTAAATTCCGTCTGCATCCAAGACAATTGTTTTGTCCTTAGAATTAACGGAGTCAACTTTACCGTGCAGACCATCAATCATGATGACATTGTCGCCTTTTTTAAGCTCATTCATCATTTCCATTTTCTTTTGTTGTTGCTTTTTCTGCGGTTTGAACATTGTGAAGTACATTAATGCAAACATAATCACAATAAAACCGATTGTCCACAAACTTCCCATGCCATTATTATTATTGGCCGCTAAAAATAAAGTATTCAAATTTACACCTCATTGTCTTAAAAATATCAATTACTTAATTATACAAAAACTAGCGCAGAATTGCACTACTGCCCGGGAATTGGTAAGCCTAATTGCACATAAGCTTTTTCAGTGACCATTCGTCCACGTGGCGTCATTAATAAAAAGCCATGCTGCAGTAAATAAGGTTCATATAGCGATTCGACCGTTTCAACATCTTCACCGGCATTGGCAGCTATTGTCCGCACGCCAACTGGGCCACCATGATAATTTTCAATAATAACCCGTAAAATTTTACGATCTGTCTGATCTAATCCTTCATCATCAACTTGCAACTGCTTTAAGGAATCTCTTGTTGTCTCATAAGAAATCACGTCTTCACCTTTGACCTGTGCAAAATCACGCACGCGCCGTAATAAGCGGTTAGCTACCCGTGGCGTTCCCCGTGACCTTCTTGCCAGTTCATGTGCAGCTTGTGAAGCAATCTCAATATTAAAAACACTACTGGAGCGCTGAATAATTTTTTCAAGTTCCGTCACATTATAATATTGTAAGTGCTCGACAATCCCAAAACGATCTCTTAATGGTGCTGATAATTGGCCGGCTAGTGTAGTTGCACCAACTAATGTGAATGGCGGTAGCGGAACATGAACCGCATGGGTTGTTTGTCCCTCACCAATCACGATATCGACGTAAAAGTCTTCCATCGCTGAATACAAAACTTCTTCTATTGGTTTAGGTAAGCGGTGGATTTCGTCAATAAATAAAATGTCGCCCGGATCAAGGTCAGTTAAAAGCGCCACTAAATCGCCAGCTTTTTCAATTGCTGGTCCACTGGTACTTTTTAACTTTACGCCCAATTCATTCGCAATTACAAAAGCCAGAGTCGTCTTTCCCAATCCCGGTGGGCCATAAAGTAAAACGTGGTCGAGGGCTTCATCACGCTTTTTGGCAGCTTTAATATAAACTGCCATTTCTTTTTTAACCCGCTCTTGACCCAAGTACTCTTGTAGATTCTGCGGGCGTAATGAAAATTCTGTCTGTTCTTCTTTTGGTCCCTGAATTTGGCCAGAAACAATTGAATTATCTTCGTCCACTACCTGTTTCACTTCCTTTAAGTAAACACTAAGTCCATTATAACAAGAATTACTTCTTTAAGAGAAGAGCCAAACCCTTTTTAATATATTGATCAGCCGTTGTCGCTTGTTCTTTAGCCAAAAGCGGCGTAATGCGATCAACTTCTTTTTTAGTATAACCCAGAGCCAGAAGGGCCAATAATGCATCATTTAACTCTGGTGAGACTTCTTGATCAGGAAGTTGGTCAACGCGCTGAACATAATCGCCCAGTTTTCCTTTTAGATCTAGCACAATCTGCGAGGCCGTCTTTTTCCCAACACCAGGAAAGCGGGTCAGGTACTTAACCTCTCCTTGTTCAATTGCTTCGGCTAGCGAATTGCTATTTTCGGCAGCCATAATTGCCAACGCCGATTTAGGTCCAATCCCGCTAACACTCAGTAATTTTAAAAATAAACCTTTATCTTCTTCGGTCTGAAAACCAAATAAGGTGATGCCAGTATCCCGTACAATTTGCTCAATGTAAACACGGGCCTTCTGCATTTCCTGATATGCAAAAGGTGTCGGACTATACACCTTATATCCCACACCATTAACGTCAATAACAATGTAGTCAGGTTTAATCTCCGTAATTATTCCTGCCAAATATTCGTACATGCTTTATTCATCCTTTTTAAACATTTTGCGTAAGTCATTTTCGCGTAACCGGACAATAACCACATTTCCTTTAGCATCATGATATGGGTCATTGACCTGACGCAGATTAGTCAGTAGATCGCCACACTCAGCACTTGATAGTTTCTTTTTCCCCGGAACAATCCTCTGTGCCTGCTCACTGGCAATTCTTTTAATCAAGTTGGCCGAATCAGTTTGGTCAACGTTGAGGTAACTGTCCAAAATTGCCCTGACAGAATGCTCAATATCGCCTTCAAGCCAAGTAGGATATGAACGTAGAATAAAGGTATCTTGGCCAAATTCCTCAAGAAACAGCCCAATTTGCTTGATTTCTTCTAATTGATCTTTGATCTGAATAAAATCTAGACTGCCAAATTCCAGAATCATTGGCGTTAGCAAACCTTGTTGGTTAATTTTTTGTCCTGCAATTTCACGGCTTATTTTTTTAAAAGCAAGCAATCTTCGTGCTGCAACCTGATCGATTAAGTAAAGGTCTTCCCCACTGACAGCAATCAAATAAGTATTAGTTTGACCTACTAAACTTAGCTCGGGTAAGCTGCTAGCAAGTAATTCATCCCCGGTAGAAATTACATCCTCGTGTAAATCTGAATGTGAAAAAGGCGTAAGTTGTACTTGCTGGTTCACATTTTCTGGCCACGTTTTTGTAACTAAATAACGATCATCTTCTCGGGGAATATTTAAGTCGACATATTTTGATGGTGCAACTGACTCAATCGCAGCCGGTTCAGTTTCATGAACTTCATCGCGAGTATTTTCAGCCTGGTCAGGTCTCTTAGTTTCAACCACATTTTTATTAAGGTTGAATTTCAACTGATCCATTCGCGTTTCTTCTTTGGTGTTAGTCAAATTGCCAATGGCATCGGCTTGAACATCCTTGGCTAAAAGAGCACTACTAATTGCATTAGTGATTAACCGACTGAGTTCGGTTTCCTTAGATAAGCGCACCTCTTTTTTGGTGGGATGAACGTTGACATCAACTAATAATGGGTCAACTTTAATCTTGATCACAGCGATTGGATAATGCTTTGCCGCCAAGTTAGTACCATAACCATCCATTACCGCGGTGGCTAGCTGAAAATTATTGATATAGCGGCCGTTAAGCAAAATTGAGATAAAATTGCGTGTCGATCTCGTTAAACCCGGCTTGGAAATTAATCCGGTTACTTCAAAATCATTGTCGCTACTCTTAAATGGCAGCATTTTTTCAGCAATTGAACGCCCATAGACACTTGAAACAGTTTGTTGCAGATTGCCATTACCCGCTGTTCGCAGCAATACACGCCCTTCATTCATTAGCGTTAACGCAATATCAGGGTAACCCAAAGCTATGCGGTTGACGATATCAACAATTTTCATAATTTCGGTTCTGGGGCTACGCAGGTATTTAAGCCTAGCGGGCGTATTGTAAAATAAATCTTTAACTGTGATTTGCGTGCCCTTGGTAGCTGCCGCTTCTTCTTGTGCTTTTTTAACGCCAGCCGCAAATTCGGCCCGCGTGCCACTAGCTCCACCGGAATTAGTTAAGATCTCAACATGACTTACGGCTGCGATTGATGCTAGGGCTTCGCCCCGAAAGCCAAGTGTGCCAACATTAAACAAATCATGCTCGTTACTTATTTTACTTGTAGCATGCCGGGTAAAAGCAAGATCAATCTGATCACTTGGTATCCCAGTTCCGTTATCCTGAACAATAATTTGTTTTAAACCGGCATCAATAAAATCAATCCGAATTCGCGTACTTTTGGCATCAATTGCATTTTCCAGCAATTCCTTAACTACACTAGCCGGACGTTCAATTACTTCTCCAGCCGCGATTTGATTAGACAGATTAACCGATAATTCGTGAATTTGGGCCATGATTATTTTTCATCCTTTAAATCATCCTGCCAGTTTTCCACCAGTTGCATTACTTGAAGTGGCGTTTGATCAGCTAAATAGAGATTAGATATTTCATCCAAAACATCTTTTTCCTTGTCCGACAATTCAGTTTCAGTACTTGGTGCCAGCTCCTGATCTGTCATCGTTTCTGATTCCTCATTGCTACTAAATAAATCAAGTTGTGCCGAGGTCGGTCCTAAATTGCTGCCTTGGGCTTCTAGACGGTTTAACAATTTTGTTGCTTTGCGTAAAACCTTGCGGGGTAAGCCAGCAAGTTGAGCAACATGAATACCGTAACTTTGGTCAGCTGGGCCTGGCAAAATTTTATGGAGAAAAATTAGTTTGCCGTTTTCTTCAGTTGCACCAACATGAATGTTCTTTAGCCTTGGCAATGTTTGTTCAAGATCAGTCAGTTCATGGAAGTGCGTTGCAAATAACACTTTTGCCCCTACTTCATCATGCAAATACTGCACGATTGCGCCAGCTAAAGCCATTCCATCATAGGTAGCTGTCCCACGACCAATTTCATCAAATAAGACCAGACTTCTCTTAGTGGCATTTTGTAAGGCTTCATTTGCCTCAGTCATTTCAACCATAAAAGTACTTTGACCAGAAATTAAGTCATCAGCAGCACCAATTCTGGTAAAAATCTGATCAAAAATTGGCAGCTCAGCACTATCGGCAGGAACAAAAGAGCCTACTTGGGCCATCACTGCAATTAAAGCCATTTGCCGCATATATGTACTTTTACCGGACATATTAGGACCAGTAATTAAGTAAATATCCGTATCTTGGTCAAGTCTGACATCATTGGGGATGTACGAACCAGCCTTCATTACCTTTTCAACAACCGGGTGCCTGCCTAAAACAACTTTAACATCCTGATTAGATGTGTGAAATTTTGGTCGGCAATAATTATTTTCCTCAGCAACTTGGGCAAAAGAACAAAAAACATCTAAAGCAGCAATTTGACCAGCTAGTTTTTGCAGAGCAGAAATATATTTCTTTACTTCCTCACGCAATTTAACAAATAACTCGTATTCCAGATCAGTTGACTTAGTTTGGGCCTCTAAAATTAAGTTTTCGTGTTCCTTTAGTTCGGGTGTAATGTAACGCTCAGCGTTTGTCAAAGTTTGCTTTCTGGTATAGCGATCAAGTGGTACCTTATTTTTATTCGAATTTGTTACCTGGATATAGTAGCCAAAAACCTTGTTGTAACCGACTTTAAGGTTATCAATTCCCGTTTTTTGTCGTTCGGTTTGTTCCATCTCAGTTAGCCACTTTTTACCGTTATTCATGGCATCCCGGTAACGATCTAGTTGTTGGTCAACATTATTGCGAATAAGTCCCCCTTCAGTTGTTAAAACTGGTGGCTGATCCACAATTGTAGAACTGATCAAATCGGCAATTCCGCTTAAAGGGTCAATCTCTGACGCAAATTTTTGCAAAATAGCACTATCAGACTCTTTTAACGAACTTAAAATAGACGGTACGGCTTGAAGTGAATGAGCAAGCTGTAATAATTCCCTGGCATTGACATTACCAAAGGCAATCCGACCAGTTAAACGCTCTAGATCATAAACACCCTTTAGCGCGTCATTCACATTTTCACGGGTAAAGTAGCCATCAAGCAAGGCCTGAACCATTTCTTGCCGCTTAGTTAATTCCTCTACAGATAATAATGGTCGAGCAAGCCACTGCTTTAATAGCCGCCCACCCATTGCAGTATGCGTTTTATCGAGCACCCAAAATAACGAGCCCATCTTCTTACCAGTCTTAGCTGAAGCAGTCAGTTCCAAATTATCGCGTACAGTATGCGACATCTGTAAATATTGGCTTACTTCATAGCTTTTAGCAATTTGCAAGTGCGCTAAGCTACGTCTTTGAGTCTGGAGTAAATAGCCTACAAGCTGCTTAACAGCATCTTTTTCAGCCTGATTAGTCAAATTTTGCTGGGCATAAGAAATTTCCGCATGCTTACCAGTCAACTCTGCTGGCTCTGAAACAGTAATATTAGCTTTATGTAAAAAATCGCTGTCAGATGCATTAAGATGACCATTATAGACAACTTCTCGCGTCCGCAACGACAACAATTCATTAGAAACTGCTGCAAAAGTTTTTAAGTGGGTTGCAAAGATTTCACCGGTTGACAAGTCGCTGTATGCTAAGCCAAAGCAGTTCTTGGTGGTTACTACAGAAGTTAAGTAATTAGATTCCTTGGCCTCACTTGGCTTATCGTTCATTAAAGTTCCAGGGGTTACTAGCTGAATAATTCCCCGCTTAACCATTCCCTTAGCCTCTTTGGGATCCTCTAATTGTTCACAAAGTGCAACTTTATAGCCCTTTTCAACTAAGGTGTCAACATAAGAATCAACCGCAACGTGAGGGACTCCAGCCATTGGGATTGGATTCTCAGTTTTGTTAGACCGGTGAGTTAAAGTCAGCTCAAGAATCTGGGCACCCTTAACCGCATCATCCTCAAATAATTCGTAAAAATCACCGACGCGATAAAAAAGAAAAGCATCGGGATATTGCTTTTTAATTTCATGATATTGCTCCATCATTGGAGTTAAGTTTGCTTTCGCCATTTATTCCTCTTCTTTTCTACTTTACTTTTATCATTATACGCTAAACACCGATTCAAAAGAAA
This genomic window from Lactobacillus panisapium contains:
- the mutS gene encoding DNA mismatch repair protein MutS, encoding MMEQYHEIKKQYPDAFLFYRVGDFYELFEDDAVKGAQILELTLTHRSNKTENPIPMAGVPHVAVDSYVDTLVEKGYKVALCEQLEDPKEAKGMVKRGIIQLVTPGTLMNDKPSEAKESNYLTSVVTTKNCFGLAYSDLSTGEIFATHLKTFAAVSNELLSLRTREVVYNGHLNASDSDFLHKANITVSEPAELTGKHAEISYAQQNLTNQAEKDAVKQLVGYLLQTQRRSLAHLQIAKSYEVSQYLQMSHTVRDNLELTASAKTGKKMGSLFWVLDKTHTAMGGRLLKQWLARPLLSVEELTKRQEMVQALLDGYFTRENVNDALKGVYDLERLTGRIAFGNVNARELLQLAHSLQAVPSILSSLKESDSAILQKFASEIDPLSGIADLISSTIVDQPPVLTTEGGLIRNNVDQQLDRYRDAMNNGKKWLTEMEQTERQKTGIDNLKVGYNKVFGYYIQVTNSNKNKVPLDRYTRKQTLTNAERYITPELKEHENLILEAQTKSTDLEYELFVKLREEVKKYISALQKLAGQIAALDVFCSFAQVAEENNYCRPKFHTSNQDVKVVLGRHPVVEKVMKAGSYIPNDVRLDQDTDIYLITGPNMSGKSTYMRQMALIAVMAQVGSFVPADSAELPIFDQIFTRIGAADDLISGQSTFMVEMTEANEALQNATKRSLVLFDEIGRGTATYDGMALAGAIVQYLHDEVGAKVLFATHFHELTDLEQTLPRLKNIHVGATEENGKLIFLHKILPGPADQSYGIHVAQLAGLPRKVLRKATKLLNRLEAQGSNLGPTSAQLDLFSSNEESETMTDQELAPSTETELSDKEKDVLDEISNLYLADQTPLQVMQLVENWQDDLKDEK
- the ruvB gene encoding Holliday junction branch migration DNA helicase RuvB; the protein is MDEDNSIVSGQIQGPKEEQTEFSLRPQNLQEYLGQERVKKEMAVYIKAAKKRDEALDHVLLYGPPGLGKTTLAFVIANELGVKLKSTSGPAIEKAGDLVALLTDLDPGDILFIDEIHRLPKPIEEVLYSAMEDFYVDIVIGEGQTTHAVHVPLPPFTLVGATTLAGQLSAPLRDRFGIVEHLQYYNVTELEKIIQRSSSVFNIEIASQAAHELARRSRGTPRVANRLLRRVRDFAQVKGEDVISYETTRDSLKQLQVDDEGLDQTDRKILRVIIENYHGGPVGVRTIAANAGEDVETVESLYEPYLLQHGFLLMTPRGRMVTEKAYVQLGLPIPGQ
- the mutL gene encoding DNA mismatch repair endonuclease MutL, which produces MAQIHELSVNLSNQIAAGEVIERPASVVKELLENAIDAKSTRIRIDFIDAGLKQIIVQDNGTGIPSDQIDLAFTRHATSKISNEHDLFNVGTLGFRGEALASIAAVSHVEILTNSGGASGTRAEFAAGVKKAQEEAAATKGTQITVKDLFYNTPARLKYLRSPRTEIMKIVDIVNRIALGYPDIALTLMNEGRVLLRTAGNGNLQQTVSSVYGRSIAEKMLPFKSSDNDFEVTGLISKPGLTRSTRNFISILLNGRYINNFQLATAVMDGYGTNLAAKHYPIAVIKIKVDPLLVDVNVHPTKKEVRLSKETELSRLITNAISSALLAKDVQADAIGNLTNTKEETRMDQLKFNLNKNVVETKRPDQAENTRDEVHETEPAAIESVAPSKYVDLNIPREDDRYLVTKTWPENVNQQVQLTPFSHSDLHEDVISTGDELLASSLPELSLVGQTNTYLIAVSGEDLYLIDQVAARRLLAFKKISREIAGQKINQQGLLTPMILEFGSLDFIQIKDQLEEIKQIGLFLEEFGQDTFILRSYPTWLEGDIEHSVRAILDSYLNVDQTDSANLIKRIASEQAQRIVPGKKKLSSAECGDLLTNLRQVNDPYHDAKGNVVIVRLRENDLRKMFKKDE
- the zwf gene encoding glucose-6-phosphate dehydrogenase gives rise to the protein MKNIPVIMIIFGGSGDLAHRKLYPALFNLYEQGLIHDNFAVVGTARRPWSHEYLRQQVSDAVHETHDEVNENDLAAFTSHFYYQSHDVTNVEHYETLKNLAGDLDNRYSAQGNRIFYMAMAPRFFGTIAQHINDQNLTSTGFNRIVVEKPFGRDLASAEELNKQITASFDENDIFRIDHYLGKEMVQNILPLRFTNPLIKNIWNSATIKNIQVTLAEHLGVEARGGYYETSGALRDMVQNHIFQIITLLAMPEPKDLTSKSIHEAKQELLDSMIVPDEQEIAQHFVRGQYLGSDMTFGYRQEPNVAEDSNTETFVAGEVKFKKGPVANMPIYFRTGKELREKTNRIDIVLKHICTPYGQAHSNNISIIIDPDMQIFITINGKKITEPGIRRENLDYLFSKQEQEKVPDGYERLLHDVFVNDSTNFTHWSELKNYWKFIDVVEEAWQKENEEGKQINQYLPYRMGPKAANEIFESPTERWIYE
- the yajC gene encoding preprotein translocase subunit YajC — translated: MNTLFLAANNNNGMGSLWTIGFIVIMFALMYFTMFKPQKKQQQKKMEMMNELKKGDNVIMIDGLHGKVDSVNSKDKTIVLDADGIYLTFSRMAVQQIIPAAPEAEEAAPAKESAAEEKSAAPADKPAQKEPADTPSSENKDDHSSEE
- the dinB gene encoding DNA polymerase IV; protein product: MNNYSDGLLPENDLHRKIIHIDMDAFYASVETRDHPNLRNKALVIGQDPRQNHGHGVVATANYVARKYGVHSAMPSIKAFRLVPKSKLVFMKPDFAKYRRVSAEIHEMMHEVTDVVESIALDEAYLDVTENKMGQDSTVQIAIDLQNRIRKEVGLNCSFGATYNKFLAKMGSEYSKPFGRTVILPSEARGFLARQKISRFHGIGPKTEQRLAELGVYTGQGLQQMHVRELIKHFNRMGYQMAEHANGIDLSPVVPDDERNRKSIGVERTYEPCVYNEQTALTNIRNYVNEVAKKLQELNLFASTVVLKIRNNDFETVTKRQKLEHATNNPLDIYESARDLFNPLSESFLNDGIRLLGVTATDFTEAEFENIALDLFSN
- a CDS encoding DHH family phosphoesterase; amino-acid sequence: MNTFPKIYEKIEQYPTIILHRHTSPDPDALGSQAGLARSLRLKFPDKKILCAGENDEGDLAWINTMDKVTEEDYQGALVITTDTGNTARIANKMYSKGDFLIKIDHHPDVEPYADLSFVDDEAPAASQIVADFILEENLPLTAEVAYPLYAGIVGDTGRFMYPETSVHTFNVVAKLTATGININEIARNISDVTFAQAKLQAEVLEYMKVDPSGAAYAILSRDALHKLGVDSDQASCTVSTPGRIKDIIAWNVFVEKPDGTFRVHYRSKGPIINELAAKHDGGGHALASGANAKDMDEVKQIFAELVQVTKEYQEKNE
- the ruvA gene encoding Holliday junction branch migration protein RuvA; the encoded protein is MYEYLAGIITEIKPDYIVIDVNGVGYKVYSPTPFAYQEMQKARVYIEQIVRDTGITLFGFQTEEDKGLFLKLLSVSGIGPKSALAIMAAENSNSLAEAIEQGEVKYLTRFPGVGKKTASQIVLDLKGKLGDYVQRVDQLPDQEVSPELNDALLALLALGYTKKEVDRITPLLAKEQATTADQYIKKGLALLLKK